A portion of the Nitrospirota bacterium genome contains these proteins:
- a CDS encoding DUF507 family protein codes for MILSEDKINHLSHLIIKDLKKGLATMKGDEVAVLKEVKRLLTLEFHLEEEIDAIVRKKLVAYSLRNPEGTPEWQLQYNRFFEEEMNKRRR; via the coding sequence ATGATACTTAGTGAAGATAAAATAAATCACCTGTCACACCTTATTATAAAAGACCTTAAAAAGGGGCTTGCAACCATGAAGGGTGATGAGGTCGCTGTGTTAAAGGAGGTTAAGCGATTGCTAACCTTAGAATTTCACCTTGAAGAAGAAATAGATGCCATAGTCAGGAAGAAGCTTGTAGCCTATTCCTTAAGAAATCCGGAAGGCACCCCTGAATGGCAACTCCAATACAACCGTTTCTTTGAAGAAGAGATGAATAAGAGACGCCGGT